The bacterium DNA window CAATATTACTGGCGCCATATTAGCTGAAGTTGAAAAAATTGGGGAAGACACAACGTTAGGAAAAGTAAAACAGTTAATATTGGAAGCTGAAAAAACCCGCATTCCCATTATGTCTCTGATAGAAAAACATGTCTATTGGTATATACCAGTTATACTTATGACTGCAGCTTTGATACTTTTCTTTACGCGAGATGCCTCAAGGTCTATTTCTTCGATTATTGTAGGCGTTCCCTGCGCGCTTCTTTTGGCAACACCTACGGCTATAATAGCCGTTCTTTCTGTAGCCGCGCGTAAAGGAGTGATGATAAAGGAAGCCAGAAAGATTGAAATGGCCGCAGAAATAGATGCTGTTGTTTTTGATAAAACAGGGACATTAACAACCGGTGAACTAAGAGTTACTTTGATTAATCCTGTACGCGAAATTTCACCCGATAAATTGATTTATTATGTAGCTACATTGGAAAAACACTCCCTACATCCTGTTGCAAGAGCGATAAGAGAACTTGCTGTAAAAGCTAATGTAAAACTGAGTGAACCCGAAGAATTCAAGGAAACTGGGGGAAGAGGAGTTACCGGTAAAGTAGACGGGAAGAAACTTATTGTAGGAAGGGAATCGTATTTAAAAGAAAATAAGATAGAGATTTCGGCTCAAAGAAAGGACTCGGGAAGTGTGTTGCATATAGCTATGGATGGACAATATTATGGTTGGATTCAGGTCGAAGACCAGATGCGTATCGAGGCAAAAGAGACCACGGAACAATTAAAGAAACTCGGGATAAAAAAACTTATAATGCTTACCGGCGATACTAAAGAAGTTGCGCAAAAAATAGCCAAGGAGTCCGGGTTTGAAGAAGTAGTTGCCGAATGCTTACCGGAAACCAAACTTGAAATTGTAGAAGGATTACAAAGGAAAGGATATCATGTAGTAGTAATAGGAGACGGAATCAACGATGCTCCGGCTCTTGCGGCGGGAGAGATCGGAATAGCTATGGGTGCTATGGGTAGCGATGTGGCAATAAATAGCGCATCAATTGCTTTAATGTCTAATGACTTAAGAAGAGTTCCGTTTTTTATTTCTTTATCGCGGCTTGCTCATAAAATAATTTATCAGAATATAGCGTTGGGAGGAGCATTTGTCCTTGTCGGCTTGACTCTTGCGGGTATGGGAATTGTCAATCCGATTGTAGCTGCCCTTTATCATGAAGTAGGTTCGCTGGTCGTTATTTTAAACAGCGCTAGAATAGTAAAATTCGAATCAATCTAGTATTATAAATTTGTAAAAATTTCAATTTTGGATCTTTTAATATGGATGAATTAATTAAATTACAAGGTGTTACGAAAACCTTTAAAGATTTCTGGGGAAAACCAAAGGCAGTGGCTGTTAAAAATTTGTCATTTTCTGTAGAAAAAGGAGAGATTTTAGGACTTCTTGGTCCTAACGGTAGCGGCAAATCCACTACGCTTAAATTGATTCTGGGGCTTCTTTATCCTACCCGTGGCAGAATCTCGGTTTTCGGAAAGCATCCCGGGGATAATGTTGCTAAACAATTCATAGGCTATCTACCTGAAGAAGATTATTTATATTCTTATCTTAACGGACGCGAAACTTTGGATTTTTAC harbors:
- the cadA gene encoding cadmium-translocating P-type ATPase; translated protein: MQAELYHPVHFHEEESHLVRSLLITLTGGILIFNAFIATRLFPDSPLISELSALAGALLLGLPMIVKSFKGFFTGRLRLTELASIAVLACIALGDYKTAGVVAFILVLGELLEHRTALGAQESIESLLKLTPPMAHIVRDGEEKDILVKELKSKDIIRIKPGENIPADAVIAQGDTSVNEASITGESFPVDKKKGDRIFEGTNNITGAILAEVEKIGEDTTLGKVKQLILEAEKTRIPIMSLIEKHVYWYIPVILMTAALILFFTRDASRSISSIIVGVPCALLLATPTAIIAVLSVAARKGVMIKEARKIEMAAEIDAVVFDKTGTLTTGELRVTLINPVREISPDKLIYYVATLEKHSLHPVARAIRELAVKANVKLSEPEEFKETGGRGVTGKVDGKKLIVGRESYLKENKIEISAQRKDSGSVLHIAMDGQYYGWIQVEDQMRIEAKETTEQLKKLGIKKLIMLTGDTKEVAQKIAKESGFEEVVAECLPETKLEIVEGLQRKGYHVVVIGDGINDAPALAAGEIGIAMGAMGSDVAINSASIALMSNDLRRVPFFISLSRLAHKIIYQNIALGGAFVLVGLTLAGMGIVNPIVAALYHEVGSLVVILNSARIVKFESI